AAGAGCTCCTCAATCTAGCATTTTTTGTAGCTTAAGTTCTAGTAATCAATCATTCTCACTGAAAAATTCTGAGCTTTAAGACAAAATTGAAGAGAAATATTGATATGTTACCTTACTCCATGCTGTTGCAGATTTGAGTGAAAGGGAAGGTGCTTTTGATTTCACTTTCTGTTCTGGTAAGACCCAGAACTTTGCATACTTCCTGATTACAGCACTGGCTGGTTCATTGTGGTAAAGACGAATGGGGCTTCAGACAAGAGCTTTAGTCCAAAAGCACAAGACTTTGTCTTGCTTCAAGCCCTCCTCCATCATCTGTGATTGGACCATAGACCTATTTTGATCCTGCCCCCTCTCCAGGTTGTTGCGAAGTCCTTTTGATCCTTCGCTTTCAATCTCTTTGTATCCAAAGTTTAAAGAATTCCCAGAGCCATTCAAGTCGTCTAGGTCCCCCTTGCTCCTCACAATGGCCTTCAAACAAGTCTCCTGGACTCCTCAAGGCCTGGTCTGATGCCAGATTCATCCTTTGCACTACCGCTTGATCATGTCACCCCCCTGCTTAAAACTTTCTGTGGCTTCCTCCTATGTACACAGAGAGGCAGGTACCCACGTGGAGACCGTGGGGGGCCAACTGGCAGCCTATGTGCCACATGGGCCTTCTGATGCTCTGTCCAGGTGTTTGGTTTAGATCCTAGGGCATTAAAGGCCCACACAGGTGTTATTCTCAAGTGAAATAAAACCAGCTTGGCTTTTGTCATCTTACACACCTTCCTCATATTCTGGTGTTTGTACTTTGTCCTGCCATACATTTGATTTTGCAACCTGTCCTTTGGCTCAGCATTCAATTCAAGTGCTGCTATTATTAGATCCTAGTTAACTctcaaactttaattttttttcttttttctatgttttttcatGTCAACTTGGATAAACAATTTGATAAAGCAGAGGAGCAAAGGTCTAGGAGGTAGCCTACACCGAGGGCTAGAGGCACAGGGTTGAATGGAGCCCCTCAGCGTGGCATTTCCTGTAGCTAGAGGGGCACCGTGGCGTGGGGAAGTCGGCTGGAAACAGATGAGTTGCAGAAAAGGGGGCCAAAGAAGAGGAGGAACCGAAGGCCAACTCTTAGGTATCTAATGCTGCAGCAGGGGAGGGACGGGGCAAAGGATGGAGAGGAAGCGGGGGGTACTTTGGCGACATTCCTTGTCACAGGGCCCAGCTCAGTGTGTGTGTTCTCAGAACTCCTCTCTGCCCACGAGAACAGAAGGGATGGgggagatgaggaaacagggtTCCAGGATCGGGCTGCAGAATCCTAGACAACAAAGTTGAGTAAGGTCCAGGGGGCTTCGTAGCTTATTACTTAGAACTCTTTCTCATCAAATAGggtttctaattaattttttcctgataACAGAATAAGCTATGGGATGTTTGTGGCCCAGGGAATTCATAAATCTCACTCTTTCACTTTACCCTGGGCTTCTGAACTGTCCTCGCTCAAACTCTCCCCATTGGCTCTCTCTAAAAGAGCACTCCTACCTGAGTCCGCCCCCGCCTGCCACCTCCCAGCTTCTATCACCTCAGCCTgcttaattttttccttcttagtatTTGTCAACTTCTGATACTACATGATGTATTGATTTGTTTGCTTGATCTGTCTCTCCACCAGAACGTAAGCTTCTTGCAGGCAGGGAGTTTGTCTACTTTGCTCACTGCTGAATGCCCAGAGCCTAGAGCAGAGCCTGGCCTATCTGTTTATATCTGCTGGCTGAGTGAatgtattttcaatattttccatttttaaaatttttctttcagattgtcCTGTACTTGCTCCATGCTTCGGGCAGACAAGGGAGCTTTGCATTGATGGATGTGCCCAGTATCTCCTCATCTTCCTGGAGCTACACTCTATGTGCAATACATCTCTCTCAACGTCCTCTAGGTAAACCTACTTATCACAAGGCAAATGCCACCTTGGAAGTGACACATGCCCCCTTCCAGTCCCTATCTACAGGCACTTGTTCAGTTAGTGCTACCCGCCCATATCTTATGTTAACAGGTTTGTGCTTCATATTCTTCCTTAAACAATCATTTCTTGTAGGCTAGGGGCCAAACACCACGCCTCTACCTCTTCCCTGCACCTCACAGGGTATTGTGAGTCGGCCGACAAACAAGTGACAATGAAtgaggtaaaattatttttcccaagaGTTGAAACTTACTTAAGTTCAAAGATTTTTACTAGtttttaaatggaaacatttctcaaaaatattgtAGAGGTTTCCATTCCCCCTAGGGTGTTCTCAACAGATTTAAACATTAATGACTcaaggtttttattattattacaaactGGACCTAGAATCAAGAGAATCGAACTTGCCATCTTCTTAAAATAAGTCACTTCCTTATGTCCAATTTAGAGACAATAATACTTTCCTTAATTATTACAGAGGGTTATTGTCAATGTCAGAATCAATTTGAGATCATATGTGAAAATCagtttataaatgttttacaAGTTGTTTACAGGTTTTCTACCTTGATGATAATCAGTGATTatgttattttgtaataaaatgcTACCCTTGAGGCCAATGAGATCTAATAAATAATCTTGTGTTGCTATATCTTTCTGAATTCTTGTGAGTACTCTACAAAGCTTATTTCACTTCCTCTAGTATtgtcagatttttatttactctctATTGTTACCTTCAACTATCCCCAACCTCCACCCTAGGGCCAAGATTGTTCCTTCTAAAGTGCTACAAGCTGGGGGCTTCATGGAGGGGCTCattctcagtcagttaagagtctgaacttcggctcaggtcttgatctcagggtcctaggatggagctccCACGGTGGAGACCCCATGATCAAGcccctgagatccagccccacctcccacatggggctcccggctcagtgaagagtctgcttctccctctccctctgctcctctcccctattccctctctttctcccaaattaataaataaatcttttaaaaagtgctgcAAGTTGAAAAATGAACAGATAAAGCCAGTTGGACAATACTTGAGGTGCTCAAAtgccttaaaaattatttcctaatgCTGCCTATATTGTAGGTGGGGAGATTTCAGGATAAACTAACTGATAAATAGCCTCCAGACAGATGACATGTTCCTGAATCTCCCTGTTCCCCTTCTGTTTTGCTAGTGTGGCTGCTGAATGTTCTGCCCTTAACATAGGTACAGCTTGACCTTTATCAATACTTGATGCTGTCACTCTGAAAACCCAACCAACTTACAGTTTTGAAAACCACTTCCTCTTCTCTGTCTTCCATCTCTTTTCAAAAGGATCTCTGAAAATCTGTCGAAAGTTCTTCACAGAATTATTGCTATGCctctatttattttcaaataaataaaggcaaaatctataatatggttttaatatttttaacctaaaaaaaaaagtttctgataGTACAAAGACCTAGGGTCTATgctaaatagagagagagagagagtgggggataTGGAATCCACCTAATAAACACATTCTGTAGCTTCCTTTAAACTCATTCAGTTTCAACAGAAAATGAGAAGAGCATAATGTCAGAATTTTAAACCTGTAGCTGACAGGAAGATGGTTTATAAAAAATTGATTATCTTTAGTATGCCGTGCACAacgtttattaaaaacaaaagcggAAAAATGTAACAATAAACATCTTACACTGCTGAAGTAGAACAGAATATTAAGCAGACCTGACGTTAGACAACTGAAATTGtaccacatttaaaatttttatttaatagccAAATGAAAAGTTCTGGTGCTTCTTACTCTTTCTAAATATTACCTCAATAACTGATAGCACATTTTCAAACAGGAAAATGgcagcaaaagaaaccagaggGGTTCTGAGCTtcttaaatgctttattttgaaaggaaattttaatgCTTCCAAATTACACAACCAACTGATTAAACCAAAACACATTTCTTGGCTTCCTGCTGTTTAAAGATATAGCTTAAATGTCTATAAGAACTTCCACTCTGGCCAAGATAGAGTAAGGGTTTGGGATTTATCCTCTCACTTGGAACAACCAAAAAAAATGGACATAAGTCAGTTTGCAAGACAAAGAATGTCAGGCAACTGGAGGCAGCGGTGACcccagaagagaaggaaacaaatgagggcagccctgagATTGTCCCAGTTCACTGCTTTAAGGGATTCCACGCAGCTGTGCCTGGAGGGAGACCACGGGCAGATCCCAGCAGACATTTTCTGTTGAAGAGATGCAGCTGAGATTCTGGGGAAGCAAGGAAACTCGAGTTCATGGGAAAAATACCGAAAGGACAgagcccaccccccccacccccacacacagaaCGTGCTTTGGAGATCTGCCAAAGGTTCCCCTTGAATGTTCAACTCATCATTGATCAGTGCCTGCGTTTGTGGAAAATACATAAGCCAGAGACACAAACCACTGGAAAGGAGTACAGGTAATGGTACCTggctcccacacacaggcagaaaCAGTGTGTGCGTCCGCCAGTCCGACTGGAAAACCTCAAGATCAACAAGCCAACAAGTAGAGTACCCAGAGGGGTTTTGCCTCAGTAGGAAGGAGCAATCACCCTACATGGAGCATGGCTTCAGTCCTGtctcaaaaatcttaaaagcaagatcCAAAGGGATCAAATTGTTTTCAAGTAACTTAACTGTGTCCCAGGACAAAGCTCAAGAAGattatagcaataataataaaaaaaattaccacccAAATAGGTACAAAGGTGAGTagtcatttaaacatttaaataaactggtttttttgttttgttttgttttgttttttttccagtcattGCAGCAAGAGGGAATGCACACGGTGGAGACACCGGGGCATCTCAGAAGGAAAATGCTGGGAAGGACTTATTAGAGGATGTGTCAGGTGATTGAGAAGGGCTTAATGAAGCAGGGCCTTGTTTTGTTTCAGACCATCTCAGGAGTGGGGCTAATTCTGTAAGCGGGTGTCTTAATAAGGAGGGAAGATTAGACCAAGGCTAAGGCTGTAATTTGTAAAGAGACTGCAGTCACTCCTGTTGGTCAGGATAGGGAGGTGTTTGGTCATTTCTGTGCTGATGACAATGTTCATGTTTTGCCTGAATTCAGACACGATTATGAAGTCAGCCTTTTTTGGTCTTCGACCGTCATAGACATCGAGTGGGTTTGTCTGATGATGTTCTACAAAATTGTTTGTGTTCAACAACAGATCAACACCAAGTCCTGTCTATGAGTCCCAGGTGAGCTCTTGGGTGTCGGGGACTGCCTTACTCTCTCTCATTAAGCTCAGCTGGTCTTGGACTCAGAATTTGCCTCCCTTGGGCCTGGGAAGCTGTCAAAAACTTAGCCTCTCAGTTTCTTGTTTCCAAACCTGTAAATGCCCCTAGTGCAAAAGAATCCCTAAAGGCCTCTTGGATTTCCATTCTTTCTAGAATCCTGGCTCAGTAACTTAGTCTTTGAGGCTTTAAAggtgttttttatattttgtcagtGTTTATAGTTATCTTCACTGTGAGTGCCGGTCCAATTACATAGTATGCCATTATTGTGATTAAAAGGACCGTCtcgagacagaacatgagagactcctaactctgggaaacgaactaggggtggtggaaggggaggtgggcagggggtgggggtgactgggtgacgggcactgaggtgggcacttgacgggatgagcactgggtgttattctatatgttggcaaattgaacaccataaaaataaatttattaataaaaaataaataaataaaaataaaaggacccTCTCTTCTGCCCTGGTTCCCCTCAAAGACTTCCCAGGTGCCAGGACACCATCTGCATTTACCAGAACTGTTTCAATTCCGCTAAGTATCTGATCCTCTTACAGTAGCTCCACAAAGTGGATGGTCAGACGACTGAGTAGTTTTCACTCCACTTATGTTTAATCCTCTCTAACCCAACACTCATCACCCCCTTCAGCTCTTTCACTGAACAATCCAGAGAATCATCTGACCGTGTTCTTTATATACAAATGTAGCTACTAACAAACCCCACCCCCAGTTCCTTCTTTCTACTAGGTTGCTGTTCTTAAgaccctcttcttttttcttaagatttatttatctattctagtGTGAGAAATGAGAGTGagtggagaaggggcagagggagagaatttcaagcacactctgcaccaagcacagagccccatgtggggttccatcccacaaccctgagatcatgactagagctgaaatcaaaagttggacacttaaccaacttctGTGAAAATTCTGTATCCACCTGTTACCCTCTATAAATCTGTACACTAAGTAAAAGTAGGTGGGCTCATGGTTATGCTTCTGAAAATATGTTTACTAAGCTAATTCCCAACTTTTATCTAAGAGGAAGTAGAGGCTTCTTCTTTCCACTGATGTGCTATGTTTGTGCCTCTGTTAAGCCAATAACTGCTACAAAATAAGTGTGCAGTAGGTGATgatgggaatatttttaaaataagcagttACTAACTAAACAAGCCATGGATTATAGTGCACTATAATAAGGGCGTCTATGTGCACTTTAACACTTGGCTCtctaaattttattgaaattgtCAAAATAGACTGGTCACCTTATCCTCAAAACAAGGCAACCTTGAGTAACCCTAGGGTTTTAAATTCCGCATTAATGTTATCTAGTAGCCAAACTACAAGCTctctggagaggagagagcaaaAGCAGTGGTAGCCTCATCTAGTGGGGACATGTGTAACTGCAGAGAGTCATTTGTCCTAACCCTTACATACCTCCTGTGGCAAATTACACAATCCAAAAAGCAATTGACATATTTATCTAATGCATAAACCAGACCTAAGAGAATCAGGTTTATAGATAGGCTTGGATTTCTGAGAAGTTGAGGACTAGGGGTCAAAACTCAAAGGATTCCAATAAATCAAATTTGGTATTTGAATAACTATGCGTTGGAGGTATGGGCTTCATTATATCAGTGGGAACGTTAGAAATGGAATAGCTAGGCCTCTCGCTATTCCTGGTCGGGTGCTTTAAAGTTAATCACACTTTTTAAGTAGAAAATGTCCTACAAGGTGCAGATCTTGAGTGCTTCTCTGTCTGTAAGAAGATTCAGAAGCCTTCCTTTCCCATTATTTGGATAAGCATTTCACTCATATAGAAGATACAAGGAGGATGGAGGAGGTCACATATCAGTGGAAGGGGAAAGAATGCACCCTTCTGTCAGGGGACCAGGTTTTCATGGAACCACTGGTATAATTCACACCTGTTAATAATTATTGACTAAAAGACCACAGAAGGAGTTCCAGAAAGAGGGCACAGaaggtaaagtaaaataaaatactagcttTAATCtgggatttgttcttttttctttttttttttttcttttctagagggaaatatatttgtttttttttttatttccaaagtaattttttttttttttttttggtcattgggAAAATTTGGCCAAAGAAAAGATACTTgagttttctcctcctttcccttatcttctttttctttattatgcaACCAGGTTTATAAAATGGATACAAGTCAATGAGAGTTGAGATAAGGAACAGTTCCCCTTCCACCTCCTGTTCTTGCTCTTCATTTttccacctatttttttttctgggtcttTTCTAGGATCAGTGGGAGAGGTAGGCAACTGGAAGGAAAGAGGCAAAATCCTTCTATTTCTCTGGTACCACCTATCCAGCTTTCTCTTGGTCACTGATGTTTTCTGTGTGACATTCTTATATGTTTCTCTCTTATGGATTTGTTCTTAATGTTTCTAGCTCTCTGCTCAATTCCCAAGTGTCTTTCAAATTACTAGCTTGGATTTATGCATATCTATCAATAAGTTTCCTACTGAACACATGCAGTTCTACAAGTgtctgagaaaataatttttttttgagaaaagaattttatagttttaacctACATCTAaataagtcacttttttttttttctttttttttttttctttctcccctcccccgcccccctcccccctccctaaataagtcacttttaaaaaaaaaagcatggtatTGTTTCCTTGTCCAAACTATCAAAACTTTGCAATATTCTAAAGGAATTAGTTTTGAACTTGCATCTTCAAGAGACCCAAATCCAAACTATCAGGTATAATAGAATTGACTGAGGAGCAGAATTCCTTTTCAAAGCATTGTCTCCCTCCAGGGGTTTATACAAGTCTTGTATATAATTGATTGACCCCTAACATTTTGCTTCACaattttgttttgtgaaaaacAGCCCTAAACCCTTCTACCACAGCTGAAATATGATTTCTGTTTATCATTTGATGTAATATGTCCGTGCAATATGCAGCAACCTGATGGATATAAAGGGAGGCAAAGTAAATTGGAGACTTTTCCACTATCATCTCTTCCGTACTgagaaaaatgtcattttcaacGTATGTTCACTTTCCTTGAAGTGCTCAGAACATCAAGTGTTGCTTTTAGAGAAGAAGGAAGCACCTGTTGGCTAATctaaaggaaaacaggaaaaaagacacaTGGGCTTGACATAGTTAGCATAAGTTAAACAACTTTCAGCTCAGctcttctattaaaaataaggTAATCCTGTTGCTTTGGAAGGTAACAGTGTCAAATAACCACCACTCACAAACAGGTAAAGGCGGCAGCAGCTTTCACACCTGTTTATTGTGTGTACATTTTGGCAAAATGCCGCAGCAGGTGATGCCAGGGCGTGAGATCACTCCTGCCCTTTTTTTTGAAGCATCTTGTGTCCATGTAAATGCGAATACTTGTATGTATATGAATGTTTCTACCTTATAAAAATCGCAATAATACATGCCcagtaaaaaaatcaaatactggAAAGATCACAATGAAAAGCAACAGACCCTCTCTCTACTCCTTCCTACAACAGTCATGCGTTCATTTGTaaacttttcccttttaatttctgATGGTTATTTCCctaattctaaataatatttgGGGCCACTATATCTTAAAATAGGGTCTTTTGACTCCTGGTTTGAAATATGAAGACTTagttcatttctattttcctcattttttcctcCAACTCCAAGTTTCACTACTTTTATTTTAGTTCCTCTGTTATCTTTATATCTTTACACAAAACACATTCCATCAACTGTACACACTGTCCCTTCTCCCTCAACTATGTAAGATAGCGATGACTAAAATGTACTGGATATTTACTATTTGCCAGACACTGTTGTGTTTTACATGAATTATCTTACTTCATCCTTATAGCAACTCTATAAGGTATCATTTCtaatttacaaataagaaaaataggacATGGTAGTTAGGGGATACCTTCCCTCAGGTCACAAGGCCAGGAAGGTGGTGGGGGGACGAGACAGTCTGAATCCAAACCCACCGCCTTCCACCTGAGGGTAACTCCTTCCTGCTTCCCCACTTTCACTCCCACCATCTATCAACCATCTTCACTTTTACAGCCTTAAGGTAGATGACAATCACAGTCTATcatgtaattatatttaaatcttctactttttttcttagaGGTCAGGTTCAAGGTTGAAAATCATAAGCATGTTTCCATATTGCGATAATGCAAATATCATTCTCGGTAGAACTAAGCAGTGTGCCAagattacattttcttctttagctCCCCAAATGTTtgacctccttccttctttcatttcttcctttatatgCTCAGGAAACATTTGAAAGCTTACAAAGTGTTGGAATttggggagaggaggtggagatGATTACAATGAGAAAAATGCAGTGTTATGGAACCCATGGCCTCTGCCCTTAAGAATTTATCTTTGGTATAAGATTTACAGTATATCTGTGGTCAAGGAAGAgttggagaaggagagagaatataaaccaggtctttttttttttttttttttttttttttttttataaaccagGTCTTAAAGAATGATGAGAATTGGAAAAGGGGTAGAGAGCACATAAGGAAATGATATTGAATCACAGCAAAGCAATAGAGGTAAGAttattggttgtttttttttaaatgagatttctcttgatgggatgagcactgggtgttatactatatgttggcaaattgaatttatataaaatattttttaaaagaagaaatgagatttGAAGTTGCCTGCTTAGAAGCAGGGGTTTGCACTAGAAAGGCCTGGCAGGTGTGACGGAAGCTTAGTCGTAGGTGGCTTGAAGAACCAGTAAGGATTTCCACATAGAAATCAATGGGCATGAGAAATGTGAGCAAGAATACATGAACAATTCAGAGTtggatattgtaaaaaaaaaaaaaaaaaaaaaaaaagggtgataAAGTCATTACAGTGGATGTGCCTGTTAAGGGAAAATATGGATCGGCAACAGGAAGGGACATTTGGAgcacaaggaaaggaaaagagaactagAGAGGTCAGGAACAGGGGAAGAAAGAGCCCAAAAACGTGACATAGAAGTTGAGaaaggaggggagcctgggtgactctggttgagcatctgccttcaattcaggttgtaattccaaggtcctgggatcgagtcctgcatcaggcttcccacagggagcctgcttttccctctgcctgtgtctctgcctctctctctctctttgtctctcatgaataaataaataaaatctttcaaaaaaagaagtcaagaaaggCGAGAGCCCTTGGCTTGGGTGGCTGCCTCAGATTACACCTTTAAGAGATGGTTCAGCTTCAGGAGTAGGTAAAGGCTGA
This sequence is a window from Canis aureus isolate CA01 chromosome 2, VMU_Caureus_v.1.0, whole genome shotgun sequence. Protein-coding genes within it:
- the LOC144292837 gene encoding uncharacterized protein LOC144292837, with amino-acid sequence MHYAIRTQVINPGDWRMRLGIKTICLELPALFGFGSSYYKNKRVPHAQKNFHCCELLFIIVLYLLHASGRQGSFALMDVPSISSSSWSYTLCAIHLSQRPLVIAARGNAHGGDTGASQKENAGKDLLEDVSDTIMKSAFFGLRPS